The sequence AATGACACGTTAAAACTCAACGAATGTGTTTACGTTTAACGCCAtgtagctaagctagctagctaagCTAGCCAGCGCCGTGCAGCAGCAcaagtttaatttaattcacAAATCGGACTTCATACCCGGTGCATCAGACATCTATACGTCTACTGAGACCCTTCAACCACGAGGGACCAGATGACAAGTCTTGTTTTATCCCAGATTTGACGAAGTTACGACAGGTAGCGAGCTAACTATCTACTGCTGCGAGCACTCGGCTGGACCTCCTTGTTGTTGTCCGTCACAAACACTGTCCGTGTTCCTCGTGACCCAGTTCCCACGGCGCAATTGGTTCCTACCGTTGATGACGCCTAAAACTCTAAATTCAATGCGATTATAAAATGATAATTGACAACTGGCAATAACAACTCTATCCAACACGAGGTTGGAAGTAAAATTACTTATAAAATACTAATTTTGTTCGCTTTAAAACTGGCAACTAAATCCTTGCAGATGGCATCTTCACGTACTGAAGTATCAGTGATTTCTTCATCACCATCGGCTCTCGTCGCCCAGTCTTACTGGTGTCTTTGTTCCCAGTGTGGAGCCTGACACGCTGCAGGCAAAGGCTCATACTGGATTATGGGCTTTACTTTCCTCACACCCTCCACTGGGAGGATTATAAACATACATGCAAACACATGGTTTTCATTGTGAAAGACGACTCGATGCAATAACCGTATTACAATTTAGAATATTTATTCTGTACATTTACGTTTCAGCAGATAAAACCATCACTACGTTTGCTGGAAATAGAGCTGGTTTTGCATTTACGTCATAAATGTGTGCACTCCAGACAACAAGTTGACTCAACGCGAGCAGACTGCGATGACATGTCATGTTTTACATCACAAAGCCGCATGACTCAACAAAACCGATGGTAGTACAATATTCTTCCACACttactgtattttattttttcacatgCTCATGTCAAATATGCGTCAATAACGGGTTCATGCTAGCTAAATAGTGGCATCTCCAGGTCCCATAGACTCACTTTGCTCTGTAACTCagtgaatatttatattttaaagtgGAACACACTTCCCAGTGCACACCTATGATTAGCTTTTATTGAAATCATAAAAAAGGTCCTAAAAGTTGAAAATGCTCCAATagccaaaaaaatgtaaagatatTTCCTTTTGAGAAATGAGTCAGAGAACAAGGCTGGCGACGAGGactgggaggcggggttaaaggAAACGTTAGGCCGGGACAGGGATGTGGAAGTTGCAGGTATCTTCACTTAAACAGGGAGCTGCCATCCACGGTCACGACTGGCGTCGACGTCCGTTGAAACACAGTCTCTTGATCCCTCTGAGTCCCGGCCTTGTTCCCTACCCCGaccctcccgtctcctctcccctctcctggcTCAGGCTGTGCTCGTAGCCGGTAGCGATGACCTGGCACTGCGGTAACATCTCCTCCAGCAGGATGACCAGCAACCCGGGACTCGAGATCCCAGGGAGGGCCGACACGTCCAGACGCCGCAGtcccctgccacacacacacaaagagggagGCACTCGATGCAAATGTACCGTTTTGGGAAAATACTAACTCGTTGAAAAGTGTTTCGAACACTCACTTGAGATTCCTGAGCGCTGCCAGGCCGCCTGTCGTGATGCGAGGACAGCGAGAGATGTCCAGTTCCTCCAGAGAGTCCTGGAACACGTGAAGCCTGGCCAGGAACCAGTCGTCCACCTCAGGACATCCGCGTAGCGACAGAGTCCGCAAAGACTTCTGCTCctctgagagaggaggaagcagatGGACGCGCATTCTGAGTATCATTGAGATGGATTAACAAGACGAGGTTACAGGAAAGGAAAAGACAAACGTTCATTACCCAGGTTCACCAGTCCGTCGTAGTTGATGACCGTGTGGCTCATGTTCACTTCCTCGATGGCCGTCTCTTTGTGATCCAGGAACTTCCAGTCGAATTTGCCCCTCTGGTCTGCGCGGAACCACTCCGACTGGCCAACGTACCTGACGACACGACGCAGACGATCAACGCGACAACCGGATCGACAGCGGCACATTCAATGACAAGGATAAGGATATTTTTAGACGTCAAATGCAAATAAAAGAGTCTGAGAATCAACCGACAGCAAACAGGAAGTCTGTCCGCTATGGTAGGGGATCCCAGGAGtacatttgggggggggggggggggggggggttaagctCAAACTTCAAACTATTTCTTTATAATGTGAGGGGTTTTCTGCTTTTCTCTGTTTCACATCATGTTCATAAAAATGTTATGGCTTCGtacaaaaaaataacatttgagGAGGCCACTGTGGTTTTTCACAATTATTGGATGAACCAAAAAGAAAATAGATTGCATTA comes from Pseudoliparis swirei isolate HS2019 ecotype Mariana Trench chromosome 20, NWPU_hadal_v1, whole genome shotgun sequence and encodes:
- the dmac2 gene encoding distal membrane-arm assembly complex protein 2; this translates as MSAPFVSLRRCCQRWALVAARRWSSSSGSPPPLHTRFLLYLTQRFYDVEMLVSWSSLQRRKMIKKRNSYYGYTEQIYGAELASAYYILSLRGGFRYVGQSEWFRADQRGKFDWKFLDHKETAIEEVNMSHTVINYDGLVNLEEQKSLRTLSLRGCPEVDDWFLARLHVFQDSLEELDISRCPRITTGGLAALRNLKGLRRLDVSALPGISSPGLLVILLEEMLPQCQVIATGYEHSLSQERGEETGGSG